The following are encoded together in the Citrobacter arsenatis genome:
- a CDS encoding YlcI/YnfO family protein, which yields MQEKKPKRDFDRSSSTAKNIRFEDELLEQINNAAGPGNFSSWVKEACREKLKSSRASQK from the coding sequence ATGCAAGAAAAAAAACCTAAACGCGATTTTGACCGCTCGAGCAGTACGGCCAAAAACATACGCTTTGAAGATGAACTGCTTGAGCAAATCAACAATGCTGCTGGGCCAGGAAATTTTAGCTCCTGGGTAAAAGAGGCCTGCCGTGAAAAGTTAAAAAGCTCTAGAGCAAGTCAAAAATAA
- a CDS encoding DNA primase family protein: MKRAPNLKFLSKEKFTEAIIFAGADAYAHAKGWEEGLGKQIAEDTTPPVWLGPKQLAELDNLQIIDKGRRSARVYLAGNIEPRLINIIGEKLARAGVQDAKLYKGIPDRQPEDWHDYLERIRMDSVVVDLPVPKREPDHSGITPALNQMGASQRGEVLLAHYDGDLAIHADSDTVHHYNGVVWIPLPDKELQREMAQIYIDAEVAYSQNAVKSAVETMKLSLPVMGVTARNLIGFSNGVFDTRTGQFRQHSKTDWLLIASELPFSPPAEGETLASHAPNFWKWLRRSVASNDRKTERVLAALFMVLANRYDWQLFLEVSGPGGSGKSVMAEICTMLAGKANTVSASMKALEDARDRALVVGYSLIIMPDMTRYAGDGAGIKAITGGDKVSIDPKHKAPYSTRIQAVVLAVNNNAMTFSDRSGGISRRRVIFNFTEVVPENERDTMLAEKIEGELAVVIRHLLTRFADQDEAKRLLHEQQKSEEALAIKREGDSLVDFCGYLMASVVCDGMFIGNAEIVPFSPRRYLYHAYLAYMRANGLNKPVSLMRFGTDMPGAMAEYGKEYQKRKTKHGIRSNVTLHDDSDDWMPSCNNNSESAGVE, from the coding sequence ATGAAACGTGCTCCGAACTTAAAATTTCTGTCAAAGGAAAAATTCACAGAGGCGATCATTTTTGCCGGGGCTGATGCTTACGCTCATGCAAAGGGATGGGAAGAGGGCCTGGGAAAACAAATTGCCGAAGATACAACGCCCCCTGTCTGGCTGGGGCCAAAGCAACTGGCGGAACTAGATAACCTGCAAATTATTGATAAGGGGCGGCGTAGTGCTCGTGTATATCTGGCAGGGAACATTGAACCGAGACTGATAAACATCATTGGTGAGAAGCTGGCGCGGGCAGGAGTGCAGGACGCCAAATTGTATAAGGGCATTCCGGATCGCCAGCCAGAGGACTGGCATGATTATCTGGAGCGGATCCGTATGGATAGTGTTGTTGTCGATCTCCCGGTCCCGAAACGCGAACCAGACCATAGCGGAATAACACCGGCATTGAATCAGATGGGGGCCAGCCAACGCGGTGAAGTGTTGCTGGCTCATTATGACGGCGATCTGGCAATTCATGCCGACTCGGACACCGTACACCACTATAACGGTGTGGTGTGGATTCCTCTCCCGGATAAAGAGCTGCAGCGCGAAATGGCCCAGATTTACATTGATGCCGAAGTGGCCTATTCACAGAACGCCGTCAAATCGGCAGTAGAAACCATGAAACTAAGCCTTCCGGTTATGGGAGTGACTGCCAGAAATCTGATTGGCTTCAGTAACGGGGTATTTGATACCCGGACGGGGCAATTCAGACAGCACAGCAAAACAGACTGGTTGCTGATCGCCAGCGAATTACCATTCAGTCCACCAGCCGAAGGGGAAACGCTGGCCAGCCATGCTCCTAATTTCTGGAAGTGGCTCCGTCGTTCTGTGGCCAGTAATGATCGTAAGACAGAGCGTGTGCTGGCGGCTTTGTTTATGGTGCTGGCGAACCGGTACGACTGGCAGTTATTCCTGGAGGTTTCAGGGCCGGGCGGTAGTGGTAAGAGCGTGATGGCGGAAATCTGCACCATGCTGGCGGGCAAGGCTAATACGGTGTCGGCCAGTATGAAGGCGCTGGAGGATGCGAGGGACAGGGCGCTGGTGGTCGGCTATTCGCTGATTATCATGCCGGATATGACTCGCTACGCTGGCGACGGTGCCGGGATAAAGGCCATTACCGGCGGCGATAAGGTATCTATCGACCCAAAACATAAAGCGCCGTACTCGACCCGGATACAGGCTGTCGTGCTGGCAGTTAATAACAACGCTATGACATTCAGCGACCGCAGCGGCGGTATCTCGCGCCGGCGGGTGATATTCAACTTTACCGAGGTGGTGCCAGAAAACGAACGCGACACAATGCTGGCCGAGAAGATAGAGGGAGAGCTGGCGGTGGTGATTCGCCACCTGCTGACACGTTTTGCAGACCAGGACGAAGCCAAACGACTATTGCACGAGCAACAGAAATCAGAAGAGGCACTGGCGATAAAGAGAGAAGGTGATTCGTTGGTGGACTTTTGCGGCTACCTCATGGCATCGGTAGTGTGTGATGGGATGTTTATCGGTAATGCCGAGATAGTGCCGTTCAGCCCGCGTCGTTATCTGTATCACGCCTACCTGGCATACATGCGCGCCAATGGCCTCAACAAACCAGTATCGTTAATGCGGTTTGGTACGGACATGCCTGGAGCAATGGCTGAATATGGAAAGGAGTATCAGAAACGGAAAACAAAGCATGGAATACGCTCCAACGTAACTCTGCATGACGATTCAGACGACTGGATGCCGTCATGTAACAATAATTCTGAAAGTGCTGGGGTAGAGTAA
- a CDS encoding HNH endonuclease, with the protein MPARAKRPCRHKGCAAITNDVSGYCDQHRKQHAGDGWRNYQSGKSRKERGYGRLWEIKRARILQRDKYLCQNHRRQKIAKKATSVDHIIPKAHGGTDDDSNLESLCWECHRAKTARERIR; encoded by the coding sequence ATGCCAGCACGTGCTAAACGCCCATGCCGACACAAAGGGTGTGCGGCAATCACCAACGATGTCAGCGGATATTGTGACCAACACCGAAAGCAGCATGCTGGTGACGGCTGGCGGAATTATCAGTCAGGAAAGAGCAGAAAAGAACGTGGATATGGGCGGCTCTGGGAAATTAAACGAGCGCGTATCCTTCAGCGTGATAAATACCTGTGTCAGAACCATCGCCGGCAGAAGATAGCGAAGAAAGCTACCAGCGTTGACCACATCATTCCAAAAGCTCATGGCGGTACTGATGACGATTCCAACCTTGAGTCGTTGTGCTGGGAATGCCACAGAGCAAAGACAGCAAGAGAACGTATTCGATGA
- a CDS encoding helix-turn-helix transcriptional regulator encodes MAVVDKKSLEYIPNIDRMIREKECRELTTLANRTFWKLEKEGKFPERIKIGATAVTYHLSEMQAWIRGKWN; translated from the coding sequence ATGGCAGTTGTTGATAAAAAGAGTCTCGAGTACATTCCTAACATTGATCGTATGATCCGTGAGAAAGAATGCAGAGAACTAACTACTCTTGCGAACAGGACATTTTGGAAGCTGGAGAAGGAAGGGAAGTTCCCTGAACGGATCAAGATCGGGGCTACAGCAGTAACTTATCACCTCTCTGAAATGCAGGCATGGATAAGAGGGAAATGGAACTAA
- a CDS encoding phage terminase small subunit P27 family, with protein sequence MAGTAGRSGRRPKPTARKELAGNPSKRALNKEEPVFTPIKGVAPPDWFSEDDGLPMAAVMWELTTKELCGQGLLCVTDLAVLERWCVAYEFWRRAVKNIAREGLTITGAMGGKIKNPELTAKKEQESEMSSTGSMLGLDPSSRQRLIGLAGQKKTSNPFLKMINS encoded by the coding sequence ATGGCTGGAACGGCGGGGCGTTCCGGGCGTCGCCCCAAGCCAACGGCGCGCAAGGAGCTGGCAGGGAACCCCAGCAAACGAGCCCTGAATAAAGAGGAACCTGTATTCACACCGATTAAAGGTGTGGCACCACCTGACTGGTTTTCTGAGGATGATGGTCTACCAATGGCGGCCGTCATGTGGGAACTGACCACGAAAGAATTATGTGGACAGGGATTACTGTGTGTTACCGATCTTGCCGTACTTGAGCGCTGGTGTGTTGCATATGAGTTCTGGCGCAGGGCGGTTAAAAATATCGCCAGAGAAGGGCTGACTATTACTGGTGCTATGGGGGGGAAGATAAAAAACCCTGAGCTAACCGCAAAGAAAGAGCAGGAATCGGAGATGAGCTCTACCGGCTCCATGCTTGGCCTTGATCCCAGCAGTCGACAACGCCTAATCGGCCTTGCCGGACAGAAGAAAACCTCTAACCCATTCCTGAAGATGATCAACTCATGA
- a CDS encoding phage major capsid protein, with translation MKKLLELRQQKAEIKTQMRTLLEKADSEKRSLTDEEGTQFDELRTRVQTLDTEISRYETIASEERNQPGHPVNDNGVSNDELRTYILTGEARSLSTGIPEDGGYTVIPELNKQIMQQLNDESVMRKICTVKKIGSNEFKQLVSVGGAGVNHGEEGKARGETTTPKLEEVSIRLFPVYTYPKTTQEIIDFSGVDIMGWLSSEIGDAFVDTEETDLASGDGVKKAKGFLSYPRSQDGDKTRPFGTLQSVTGAALNADLLIDLKFKLRAKYRKNAVWVMNSTTAASVQKLKNGNGDYIWRDRLQAGDPDTLLGLPVEYLETMPDNLIGIGDFKRGYFIVDHETGTRTRPDNITEPGFIKIHTDKYLGGGVVDSGAIKLLEISASSTK, from the coding sequence ATGAAGAAATTACTCGAATTACGCCAGCAAAAAGCCGAAATCAAAACGCAGATGCGTACCCTGCTTGAAAAAGCCGACAGCGAAAAACGCAGCCTGACCGATGAGGAAGGCACGCAGTTTGATGAACTCCGCACCCGCGTCCAGACACTCGATACTGAAATCAGCCGCTACGAAACCATTGCCAGCGAAGAACGCAACCAGCCGGGTCACCCGGTGAACGATAACGGCGTAAGCAACGACGAACTACGCACCTACATTCTGACCGGGGAAGCCCGCAGCCTGTCCACCGGCATTCCGGAAGATGGCGGCTATACCGTTATTCCCGAACTTAACAAACAGATTATGCAGCAGCTCAACGATGAGTCCGTTATGCGCAAAATCTGCACTGTGAAAAAAATCGGCAGTAACGAGTTTAAACAGCTTGTCTCTGTGGGCGGAGCGGGGGTGAACCACGGCGAGGAAGGAAAAGCCCGTGGTGAGACAACAACGCCGAAACTGGAAGAAGTCAGTATCCGACTCTTCCCGGTTTACACCTATCCGAAGACTACACAGGAAATCATCGATTTTTCTGGTGTGGATATTATGGGCTGGCTGTCCTCTGAAATTGGCGATGCTTTCGTTGATACCGAAGAAACGGATCTGGCATCCGGCGACGGCGTGAAAAAAGCGAAAGGCTTTCTCTCTTATCCCCGCAGCCAGGACGGAGACAAAACTCGCCCGTTCGGTACGCTTCAGTCCGTCACAGGTGCTGCACTAAATGCCGATTTGCTGATTGATCTGAAATTTAAACTCCGGGCGAAATACCGAAAAAATGCTGTATGGGTGATGAACTCCACCACGGCGGCCTCCGTTCAGAAACTGAAAAACGGTAACGGGGATTACATCTGGCGCGACCGTTTACAGGCAGGTGATCCGGATACGCTGCTGGGCCTCCCTGTTGAATATCTCGAAACCATGCCGGACAACCTGATCGGTATTGGCGACTTTAAACGTGGCTATTTCATCGTAGACCATGAGACAGGCACCCGCACCCGTCCGGACAACATCACCGAACCGGGCTTTATCAAAATTCATACGGATAAATACCTGGGCGGTGGTGTGGTTGATTCCGGCGCCATCAAGCTGCTCGAAATCTCCGCTTCCTCCACCAAATAA
- a CDS encoding phage portal protein, which produces MWTLWPFSRKAEQRSMAIDEWLAMAGIPNTGSGEYVSAGTAESLPAVMNAVSVISEAVATMPCYLYRVTNDKGREAREWLSNHPVDYLLNEQPNDCQTPYQFKRTMMRHCLLNGNAYAVIRWGRDGQPESLHPYAPGTVVPERLSGHRYKYTITEPFSGITRTYLQEEILHLRYATDDGFLGRSPITICREALGLGLAQQRHGANIMKEGMMAAGIVKAKDWLDGVNGKKALDALERYKGARNAGKTPILEGGMDYEKLGMSNQDAEWLASQRFSIEDIARMFNVSPIFLQEYSNSTYSNFSEASRAFLTMTMRPWLANFEQQIKSALLVARPASGTRYQVEFDSADLLRATPTERYATYERGIKNGIMNPNEAREREGMSPREGGDEFSQAWKQEVKISNESKEGSE; this is translated from the coding sequence ATGTGGACTCTCTGGCCTTTCAGCCGTAAGGCAGAACAACGCAGCATGGCCATTGATGAATGGCTGGCGATGGCGGGCATACCTAATACCGGATCCGGCGAATATGTATCTGCGGGGACGGCGGAATCTCTACCGGCTGTCATGAACGCCGTATCGGTCATCAGTGAAGCAGTGGCAACCATGCCCTGTTATCTCTACCGGGTAACGAATGATAAAGGGCGTGAGGCGCGGGAGTGGCTGAGTAATCACCCGGTTGATTATCTGCTGAATGAGCAGCCGAACGACTGTCAGACACCGTACCAGTTTAAACGCACGATGATGCGGCACTGTCTGCTGAACGGTAACGCTTATGCGGTGATCCGCTGGGGCCGTGACGGACAGCCTGAATCATTGCATCCATATGCACCGGGGACCGTAGTTCCGGAGCGTCTGTCCGGACACCGTTACAAATACACTATTACTGAACCCTTTAGCGGAATCACCCGTACTTATCTTCAGGAAGAGATTCTGCATCTGCGTTATGCCACGGACGATGGTTTTCTGGGGCGCTCACCGATAACCATCTGCCGGGAAGCGCTGGGCCTTGGACTGGCCCAGCAGCGTCACGGCGCTAACATCATGAAAGAGGGCATGATGGCGGCGGGCATTGTCAAAGCAAAAGACTGGCTTGACGGCGTGAACGGTAAAAAAGCACTGGATGCACTGGAGCGGTACAAGGGTGCACGAAATGCCGGGAAAACGCCCATTCTTGAAGGAGGAATGGATTACGAAAAATTGGGCATGAGTAATCAGGATGCTGAATGGCTGGCTTCCCAGCGCTTTTCCATTGAAGACATTGCCCGTATGTTTAATGTTTCTCCGATCTTTCTTCAGGAATACAGCAACAGTACCTACAGCAACTTCAGCGAAGCGAGCCGCGCATTTCTCACAATGACCATGCGCCCCTGGCTGGCGAATTTCGAACAACAAATCAAATCCGCTTTGCTGGTGGCCCGTCCTGCATCCGGTACCCGTTATCAGGTTGAGTTCGATTCTGCTGACCTTCTCCGCGCCACACCAACCGAACGCTACGCCACTTACGAACGCGGTATTAAAAACGGAATTATGAATCCGAATGAAGCCCGCGAACGTGAGGGCATGTCGCCACGCGAAGGTGGGGACGAATTCAGCCAGGCCTGGAAACAGGAAGTGAAGATAAGCAATGAAAGTAAGGAAGGTAGTGAATGA
- a CDS encoding DUF4222 domain-containing protein — translation MKKKINSLAAGGQTRPEILPGDIFQDNRGERITVKMVTDNRITYIREGYSGECVFPIERFEREFSLVKRQTFSEWCKSNNTAEKIQNLRTLIAAKRAGK, via the coding sequence ATGAAAAAGAAAATTAACAGCTTAGCTGCTGGTGGCCAGACTCGGCCTGAAATCCTCCCGGGCGATATTTTCCAGGATAACAGGGGCGAACGGATAACTGTGAAAATGGTTACTGATAACCGGATTACGTATATCAGGGAGGGTTATTCCGGAGAGTGTGTTTTCCCGATCGAACGGTTTGAAAGGGAGTTCAGCCTGGTGAAACGTCAGACATTCAGCGAATGGTGCAAGTCAAACAACACAGCAGAAAAAATTCAGAACCTGCGGACGTTGATTGCTGCTAAGAGAGCGGGCAAATGA
- a CDS encoding HK97 family phage prohead protease, producing the protein MDTVNFEIRTSELIAKERRLVGYAVRWNSLSEIIWDEFREQFTPGAFAGYLASGNDVRCLFEHDYTQLLGRTRSGTLILSEDDTGLRFELTPPNTQLGNDVLELVERGDIEGMSFGFRALKENWDITQSPYLRTVTAAELREITITSLPAYPESGVEIAHRSLYSQYPELRRAGDNRRRWAELVEI; encoded by the coding sequence ATGGATACCGTTAATTTTGAAATCCGCACCTCAGAACTCATCGCCAAAGAGCGCAGGCTGGTGGGCTATGCGGTGCGCTGGAACAGCCTGTCAGAAATCATCTGGGACGAATTCCGCGAACAGTTTACGCCGGGGGCATTCGCTGGCTATCTCGCATCCGGTAATGATGTGCGCTGTTTATTTGAACATGACTATACCCAACTGCTGGGGCGTACCAGATCCGGCACGCTGATACTGTCGGAAGATGATACGGGTCTGCGATTTGAACTGACACCACCCAATACACAGTTAGGTAATGATGTGCTGGAGCTGGTGGAACGGGGCGATATAGAAGGCATGTCGTTTGGATTCCGGGCATTGAAAGAGAACTGGGATATTACCCAGTCGCCTTATCTGCGTACCGTCACCGCTGCTGAACTGCGTGAAATTACGATCACTTCTCTGCCTGCTTACCCGGAGTCCGGTGTGGAAATTGCACACCGCTCGCTTTATTCCCAGTATCCGGAGTTACGCCGCGCTGGCGATAACCGCCGACGCTGGGCCGAACTGGTGGAGATCTGA
- a CDS encoding host cell division inhibitor Icd-like protein: MAGTQHTQTHPKFTWLFLGIPKGQNCMPVVIRIAADTEEEAREWYSRWDLTFAAKIRSECSLYQYASGAYELNVMGVHHA, encoded by the coding sequence ATGGCTGGAACACAGCATACCCAAACTCACCCTAAATTTACATGGCTATTCCTCGGTATACCGAAGGGACAGAACTGCATGCCTGTAGTTATCCGCATTGCCGCCGACACCGAAGAAGAAGCCCGCGAATGGTATTCCCGCTGGGATCTAACCTTTGCTGCGAAGATTCGCTCTGAGTGCTCTTTGTACCAGTATGCAAGTGGCGCTTATGAACTGAATGTGATGGGGGTACATCATGCATGA
- a CDS encoding helix-turn-helix transcriptional regulator, which yields MYKFMSKAELELIPDLERVIREPECFWMTGLPKSTRAFMEKKGQFPKHLVLGPKICAWRLSEVQEWIKTRAQ from the coding sequence ATGTATAAATTCATGAGTAAAGCAGAACTTGAACTGATACCAGATCTGGAACGCGTTATCCGAGAACCGGAATGTTTTTGGATGACTGGTCTACCAAAATCTACTCGTGCTTTTATGGAGAAAAAGGGACAGTTTCCAAAGCATCTGGTGCTGGGCCCTAAAATCTGTGCCTGGCGGCTTTCTGAAGTGCAAGAATGGATAAAGACCAGAGCACAATAA
- a CDS encoding tyrosine-type recombinase/integrase has protein sequence MAAENKLSDRQLKALQGKSQDKQRLFSDGRGMSVRVSKNGAVSFVMFYRLGGRETSPVWLTLGKYPDMSLKLAREKRDECRTWLAEGIDPRHRIGLITEESQRPVTVKDALEYWLEYYAKPKRRTWVVCEQRFARYIYGRLGDVPLTLCNAAMWVKCFDEVRKTAPVAAGHTFRDVKQALKFCRVRRYATSNELEDFTVMDMGERAKKRDRVLTADEVRDVWYWANTEENNSKLSPVNRVTLVILMVFGCRGRELRESLWNEWDFKEWIWTVPKEHSKNGREIIRPIPPQIRQWLVNLRAIAEEEGTERLLNGEFAKQTVMSTVGSRFWRKFRHEKSWCLHDLRRVLATNLNDMGVDPHVVEQLLGHTLPGVMGIYNRSQYLAAKLDALTRWVDYLNSLIRSDAKEGSPNV, from the coding sequence ATGGCTGCGGAAAACAAACTTAGTGACAGGCAACTAAAGGCGCTACAGGGTAAATCGCAGGATAAGCAGCGTCTGTTCTCCGATGGTCGGGGAATGTCGGTCAGGGTGAGTAAGAATGGTGCTGTAAGCTTTGTTATGTTTTACCGATTGGGCGGCAGGGAAACATCTCCGGTTTGGTTGACGTTGGGAAAGTATCCTGACATGTCTTTGAAATTGGCTCGGGAAAAACGTGATGAGTGCAGAACGTGGTTAGCGGAAGGGATTGACCCGCGTCACCGTATCGGCTTAATCACAGAAGAATCACAAAGGCCGGTCACCGTAAAAGATGCACTTGAGTATTGGCTGGAGTATTACGCCAAACCTAAGCGCAGAACTTGGGTGGTCTGCGAACAACGTTTTGCCCGTTATATTTATGGTCGCCTGGGTGACGTGCCCCTAACTCTTTGTAATGCAGCAATGTGGGTAAAGTGTTTTGATGAGGTGAGAAAAACCGCTCCAGTAGCTGCCGGGCATACATTTCGAGATGTGAAGCAGGCCCTCAAGTTTTGCCGGGTACGCCGTTATGCTACTTCCAACGAACTGGAGGATTTCACCGTTATGGATATGGGTGAAAGGGCGAAAAAAAGGGATCGTGTACTTACTGCTGATGAAGTGCGGGACGTTTGGTATTGGGCAAATACTGAGGAAAATAATTCAAAATTATCTCCTGTTAACCGGGTGACGCTTGTCATTTTGATGGTATTTGGATGTCGCGGACGTGAATTGCGAGAGTCACTCTGGAATGAATGGGATTTTAAAGAGTGGATTTGGACAGTGCCCAAAGAACACAGTAAGAATGGGCGCGAAATTATTCGCCCAATCCCCCCGCAAATCCGTCAATGGCTGGTAAACCTTCGTGCAATTGCAGAGGAGGAGGGCACAGAGCGCCTACTTAATGGTGAATTTGCAAAACAGACAGTTATGAGCACCGTAGGTAGCCGTTTCTGGCGTAAGTTCCGGCATGAAAAATCATGGTGTCTGCATGACCTTCGCCGGGTTCTTGCCACCAATCTAAATGACATGGGGGTTGATCCTCATGTTGTCGAACAGCTCCTGGGGCATACGCTACCGGGGGTTATGGGAATTTATAATCGTAGCCAATATCTGGCGGCAAAACTTGATGCTTTGACGAGATGGGTAGACTACCTGAATTCGTTGATCCGTTCTGATGCTAAAGAGGGAAGTCCCAATGTATAA
- a CDS encoding helix-turn-helix transcriptional regulator, translating into MKKFIEPTPEQRRHLLNEYGVPYDRIVREKERRDITSLCRSSAWEMEQNEAYPQRRKIGKAGAGWLLSDLLHWLRNLDR; encoded by the coding sequence ATGAAAAAATTTATTGAACCAACCCCTGAGCAACGTCGGCATTTACTGAACGAGTATGGTGTTCCATACGACCGTATTGTTCGTGAGAAGGAGCGTCGTGACATCACCTCGCTATGTAGATCGTCAGCGTGGGAGATGGAGCAGAATGAAGCCTACCCGCAGCGACGTAAAATTGGTAAAGCGGGGGCAGGATGGCTTCTTAGTGATCTGCTCCACTGGCTGAGAAATCTTGATAGATAA
- a CDS encoding cytochrome b: MVKFSKLQIRLHWLTLILIAITYAAMELRGWFPKGSNTYLLMKETHYNVGVFVWFLMIIRLIIKHKYHDPAITPPPPAWQMMAAKIMHILLYISFLALPLLGIAIMAYGGKDWSFLGFNVASFVTPDGETKSLIKDTHETLANIGYFLIAAHAGAALFHHYVQKDNTLLRMIPDCNDKK; this comes from the coding sequence ATGGTCAAATTCTCAAAACTTCAGATTCGCTTACACTGGCTAACCCTGATATTAATAGCGATAACCTATGCAGCTATGGAGCTTCGTGGCTGGTTTCCCAAAGGCAGTAACACCTACCTTCTCATGAAAGAAACACATTACAATGTTGGGGTGTTTGTCTGGTTTTTAATGATAATACGATTAATTATTAAACATAAGTATCATGATCCAGCTATCACTCCCCCCCCACCAGCCTGGCAGATGATGGCTGCTAAAATAATGCATATCCTGCTGTACATTTCTTTTTTGGCTCTACCATTATTAGGTATTGCAATTATGGCTTACGGTGGAAAGGACTGGAGTTTCTTAGGTTTTAACGTTGCATCGTTCGTTACTCCTGACGGGGAAACAAAATCACTTATCAAAGATACTCACGAAACACTGGCAAACATCGGATATTTTTTAATCGCAGCGCATGCTGGTGCAGCGTTATTCCATCACTACGTCCAGAAAGATAACACTCTTTTGAGGATGATCCCTGATTGTAACGATAAGAAATAA